The Vibrio aerogenes nucleotide sequence CAAATTCACGCCCGGTTTCAAGATGGATATCTTTACGCAGTAACACCAGTACCTTATCTGAACGGGATTTCGGATGTTTCAATAGCACCCGGTGCAAAATCTGTTTGATGGGATTGGTAAACACAACCTCACCGGAGGCTTCCGGCTGCTTTTGTATTGTCGGAGCGGGTACCGTATCTTTTATCACTTCAAGACCAAACCGTTCAGCGATCTGATTTAAGTCAATCCGTAGGGAGTGCGGTTCAATGGTCAGTTTTCGGTTTTGCAGGTAACGGGTATTCAGCCTGTTAAGCTCATCACCCATTTTTTCTTTCATTTCAGCCGTAAACATTTCAGTGATCATTTGGCCGACACTTTGAAAACCAGTGACATCATAAATCACTTCAGGGTAAGCCCAGAAAGGCTTTTCCCGCCGTGCTGGTAACTTATTCATGTATGGGATGATATATTTTTCTATGGCTCCGAAAGCCTCTGTCACCGATTGCCAGCCTGAGACTTTTTCCGGCTCAAGGATCTGAAACATCTCTACCATTTTCTCTTTGTTGTAAGCCGCAAAATGCTTTGAATCTTCCCAGCCTAACCGGACAAATCCCCGGTAATCAAACACCGCACCAACCACAGGCTTATCTTTCACAGCAAACAACGCCCCGGCGTGCTTCACCTCAACCTTTGCACACAGATGAAGCTCACCATCATCAATTGAATCAAGCACTTCTTCTTTGGTCAGAGATGTTCTTTTTTCTATTTCTTCTAACCGGATAAACCGGCGTTTTCTTTGCGCCATGTATAAACCTGTCTGGAGTATTTGTGTGGAATTATTCTGAATCATTGGGAATCTAAGCCGTTTGAGATTGTGAATAGATTTCCTGTTGAAAGTAGCATTTTAACCCGTTTATACATAAAACACATTGCGATACGTTGATTCCGCATGGAAAAGTGTATCGGTTGACAATTGGACACAGATGGGAGATGGAAGAACATATACAATTTATACAGTGATGGTGGAAAGGCATTATTGAAAATCGTTTTTGCCCCGAAGCTTCCTAGCCCCGCCAAACTGGCTCCCCATGAATTCTCTAGAGTGGACAAAATTAATCTAATCTATGAGCGGTGTTTTTCCGTAATTATCTCCTGAAATCGTCTCTGATTCACACAAGAGGCTGATATTGATTTAGTTTAATAACAATTGGTAGCATTATAGGTAGAATGTAGGTATGGAGAAATTCCACCTATAAAGTTTTAGAACTCTTTATATTTCACATGAGGAACAAAATGTCTACTTTAGACCAATACAAAGATAAGTATTTTTTCCATTTCACTCACTTAGCTAATCTTAATGATATATTGGTTAATGGCTTGTTAAGTACAAACGAAAAAAAAGAAAGAAAAATTAAGCATTTAGATGTGGCCTCATCTGATATACAGTGCACTAGACATGAAATGGTAGTGCCATGTGGACCAAAGGGAAAGATTCACGATTATGTCCCATTTTATTTTTGTCCAAGAACTCCAATGTTTCTTAGCATTATTAAGTCAAGAAATTATGACCAGCCGTTTTTTATTACCTTTGCTGTCTCATTCGAGAAACTTAAAAGTAAAAAATTTGTTTTTACAAATAAAGCTGCAAATAGAAGGTTTGAACCACCTGAGTTCTATGATTGTCCAACACAACTTGATAAATTAAGTTGGGATATTATTGAAAGTAGGTCATGGGGGTGTACTGATGACTCTATTAAACATAAAAAAATGGCAGAAGCACTTCATTATAAAAAGTTTAACCTTTCCGATGTAGATTATATTGTTGTTTGGAAGGAACAAATTAAAGATTTTGTAAAAAAAGCATTTAATAAAAATGGAATTAATTGCCCTCCGATCTACCTTGATGGGAAAAACAAATATTATCACTACTATTATGATCTAAACTGCAATGAAAAAAATTGTTCTTTGGTTCATGGTCCGATAATTACGAGAGCAACATTTATAAATATTGTAGAGAAAGTAAACGAGAATAGGAGAACTGTTAATGATCACTATAAGTTTGATGATATTGAAGATGCTTTACCCCCTCTGTCAGAATAGTTGCCACTGTTAAAAATTAACCAGTCATAGGGGAGGTTAAAGAGGAATGATGACCCGCTATTCACCAGAAAGAAAAGAAGCGATCCTGAAAAAAATGTTACCCCCACATTCACTTTCTGTCGCTCAACTGGCAAAAGAAGAAGGGATTTGTGAAGCAACCCTGTACAATTGGCGAAAAGCATTCAGAGAATCAGGAGTCGTTTTGCCAGACAGTCATACTTCATCTTCACAATGGTCCGCACAAACCAAACTGGCCGTTGTTGCCGACACCCTTTCTATGACTGAAGCAGAGCTCAGTCAGTACTGCCGTGAAAAAGGCCTGTACCCTGAGCAGGTTCATCAGTGGCGCAGTGAATGTATGCAGGGCTTTATGTCGGCTAAAGAAAGGGAAGCGGAAGCGAAAAAACAGGCAAAGGCCGATAAACAGGAAATCAAAGCCCTGAAAAAAGAGCTGCGACATAAAGAAAAAGCACTCGCTGAAACTGCAGCTTTACTGGTGCTGAGAAAAAAGCTCAGAGCCTTTTACGGGGAAGATCCCGGGGACGACTGACCTCAACCGAAGACAGGAAAAGTCTCATAGCACTGATCCATGAAGCCTGCCAGAGTGGTTGCCGGTTAATCAGAGCCTGTGATGAAGCGCAGATTGATTTACGGACTTACCGCCGCTGGTATCAGGGTGGAAAGGTTCAGGCCGATCAAAGACCACAGGCATTGAGACCGGCGCCGGTCAACAAGCTTTCAGAGCAGGAACGAAGGGCGATTATCGACATCTGTAATACTGCAGAATATGCCAGTCTGCCGCCCGCGCAGATTGTTCCGGCCTTGTTGGATAAAGGAGAATATATTGCCAGTGAATCGAGTTTTTACCGGGTCTTAAAAGCAGCAGGACAGCTGACCGGGAGAGGTCGCCAGAAGAGCCGACAAAAAGTTGTAAAACCAACGAGTTATACTGCGACACAGCCAAATCAGGTCCACACCTGGGATATCACCTATCTGCCTTCAACGGTACGTGGTCAGTTTTACTACCTGTATCTGATTGAAGATATTTACAGCCGGAAAATCGTGGGTTATGAGGTGCATGAAACCGAATGTGGTGAGTTGGCGTCAGAATTATTGCAACGGACAGTGTTCCGGGAAAAATGTTTTCAACAGGCGTTGGTCCTGCACTCAGATAACGGCAGCCCGATGAAGTCCCTGACACTGAAAGCAAAAATGGAAGAGCTTGGCGTGCTCTCTTCTTACAGCCGTCCGCGGGTGAGTAATGATAACCCTTATGTGGAATCGCTGTTCCGGACGTTGAAATATATCCCGCAATGGCCATCAAATGGATTTAGAAGTCTGAACGATGCCAGAGAATGGGTAGAGCGATTCGTTCAGTGGTATAACACGGAGCACAAACACAGTGCGCTCAATTACGTGACGCCAGATGAGCGTCATCATGGAAAAGACAAACAGATTTTAGAAAACCGCAAACAGGTCTTGATGTTACACCGAGAGGCGAATCCAGCGCGCTGGTCAGGAAATATCAGGAACTGTGAGCCAGTTGGTAAGGTTGAATTAAACCCGGACAAAACACCAGAAATTGACGAAGAAAAAGCAGCTTAAATATTAAGCAGATGATGACAACTATCTTGAAAAACACCGTATTTCAGCAACAAAGATTGAATTTGAAAATGGAAACATTATACTTGGCTAATTAAATAGCCCTAACAGGTATTTAAGGTTTCAAGATACTTTGTCTTATCTGATACTAGCATATTAGAGCATTTGTACTAACATGCTTTTGTCCGTGCGACCTGAAGTCGTATGAAGCGTTGTTCATCGCTTTATGAGTGAACCATCTGTTTATTCAGAAGCCAAATGCGCATAACTCAGACCAGAATCCTTGACATAACATTCACAAATAAAGAACACTGAACCGTACTTATCCCCAAATACTCAAACCAACCCCTCATATCTTCCCAAAGAAACATCCTCCCCAAACCCAAGATAATCAACCCAAATCCTCAACGCCTCTGATTTCTCACTCAAATACTGGCTGCGGTTATATATCCCGGATACTCCAGCAACCGTATGCCCTAGCAGGTGATCAACTACATGCGGTGCAACGCCTAAATCATTTAGCTTGGTGGCAATCGTCCGGCGTAAGTCGTGAATTGACCATGATTCCTGATGGTCTAGTTTCTTCCATAAAATCCGGCAATACTGGCTGACTGATTCCGGTGATTTTTCACCGCCAAGCACAAAGCCTGTTTTCTGAGTTTCAAACTTCAGTTCCAGTAACCAAGGAATGATTGCATCCGGAATGGGGCGAATAATCATTTCAGAGTTTTTACTATTCGCTTTTGGCACCGTCCAAAGTTGCTGATGAAAATCCCATTCATCCCATGTTGATAAGCGCACTTCCTGTGTCCGGGCACCAAAAATGACCAGTAACAGAATCAGCCGCTGATAGTATGGGAGTACTTTGTCACCCTGAATCAGTTCAAGTAATTGTGTGAGTTCTTCATCACTCAACACGCGATCCCGTTTCGCCTGCTTCTTACCTACATCACTGATTATCAGGTCATCTAAGGCATGGCTGAGGGCAAAGCCCCGCTTACGGCAGAAAATCAGCGCCTGTTTACAATTCTGGAAAATATACCCGGCTGCAACAGGTGCCGCTTTTCGTTTTCCCGAACCCCGGCGGACTTTATCGAAACAGGAACACCATAATGAAGTGGAAACATCAGCAAGCGGATACCTCCCAAGCGTAGGATAAATATGTCGTTCAAACTGTGCCTGATGCCGCTTGTAATTTTTCCGGTTTTCTTTCGCATAGTGCTTCAGCCAGTAGTCCAGTGCTTCTTTAACCGTCACCGGGTATTGGCGACTTGCTCTTAACAAGTTCATTTCAACACCTGGATCTTTACCGTTATCCAACCACTCCCGGCAGCGATCGCGCTTTTCTCTTGCCTGCTTCAGTGAAGTTTCCGGATACGAACCCAAACCTAATAATTTTGGATTGGTCTCCCGTCCGCCTAACCGATAACGATAAATCCAGCCTATTGCACCGTTTTTAGAAATCCGGGCTGATAACCCGGAACCATCAGAAATGACGCTTTGACCCTCGTAAGGTTTCCCATAAATTGCTTTTAAGAATCTATCATTGATTTTATTTGTTGTTGCCATACAAGCACCTGGCCGGATAAAACAGCCTTCTGTGATACACACCATGATACACACATTTATTTGCGTAACGATGATACACGATGAACGAGAAAGAACAAATATAACAATAAACTCTATATTTTCAATGCCTTAAAATGACAACCATAAATTTCAGGAAACAACAATGAACCATATACTTATAATACGGCGTGAACTAAGCCATATTCAGCAAGATATCGATCGAAGCACTAACAAAAATTTGTTGGTGCTTTTTTTATTTCAGTCATGAGGAATCAAACAGCCTTCTGTCAGGCAGCCTTTACGGTGTTGTAGCTTACTTCGGGTCTTATCCTTCACTCTGCCCGGCGTCATCCGCTTCAACCGCTTCAACCCAGAAGATACTCACTTCAGTTTTCACCACCCGCACGATCTGACCTTGTTTCAATGGCTTCTCACTTCTGACTTTCCAGTTGATGCCTGAATAAGGATAAACGACATCATCAGAGGCCATATCCACATCACCAGAAAGACGAAAAGTGAGCTGAGCGAAGTCGGACTGAGACGATTGGGAGGAAGCGCGATTCTGGAGCAGGTGCAGTGGTTTCCAGAGAATCAACGCTAAACCTAATGAAAGGAGCGCACTCGACCAGAGGGCTGCATTCATCGTTACATCCAGCCACCCAAACTGCATCATCAGGCCAGTCAGGAAAACCGCCAGCCCAATGAAGAACAGAATAAACGTCGCAAAACCAAACACCGCGACTTCAATGACCAATAACAGAACCCCAAGTGTCATCAGCACTTCAGGAAAATGTGCAATCACCCAAACCATGACTTAACTGCCCGCTTTTGAATTCAGTGTATTAATAATCGACATCCCCTGTGCGACCAGTGCTGTGGCATCGGTTGCATTATCAGGTAACAGCACCACCGAGGACTCTTTTGCAATCGCCTGCTTCGCTTCAATCGCTTTGGTAGCCAGATCGAGCTGAATCGCTTTCTGTCCCCGTTCAGTATTGGCGGCTTCCCCAACGACTTCCAGAGCTTTTGCCCGTGCATCTGCAACCGCAATAATCGCTTTCGCTTCCCCTTCAGCCCGGAGAATCTGTTCCGCTTTATCAGCTTCAGCCGCCAGTACCTGCGCCTGTTTTTTCCCTTCGGCGACGTTGATCGCGGCCTGACGATCCCCTTCGGATTCCAGAATTTGCGCCCGTTTCACCCGTTCTGCTTTCATCTGAGCTTCCATCGATTCCATAATCGAACTTGGCGGCACAATATCTTTCACTTCATAACGCAGTACCTGAATGCCCCACGGTTCAGCAGCCAGATTGATCGCACTGACAATATTTGTATTGAGCATATCCCGCTCTTCAAAGGTCCGATCCAATTCCATTTTACCCAACTCAGAACGCATGGTTGTTTGCGCCAATTGCGTGACAGCAAACACATAATCATCCACACCATAAGTTGCTTTGTATGGATCCAGCACCCGGAAATACAACACACCATCCACCACCAGCGAAATGTTGTCTTTGGTAATCGCAGACTGGGAAGGCACATCCTGCGCCTGCTCTTTCAGGCTTCTCTGAGCCGACACCTTGTCAATAAAAGGAATAATGACATTCATTCCCGCAAGCTTCGTCGACTGGTATTTCCCGAAACGTTCCACCAGATACGCCTGATTCTGGGGCACAAACTTAATTGCAGAACGCAATAAAATAATGATGAGCAGCAAAATCCCTACAGGCAGGATATTGTCCTGAATGATATAAATAAAAAATTCCATCAGATGTTCCTGTTATGTCCGATTAAAGAATGATGACACGATTCCGGTTATCTTCGTTTGCCGTGTGGCAAATAGAGTATATCAAACATATGAAATATTATTATTATAGCTGTTGATAAACCGGGGCAAACTGAGGATACAAATTTCAGCAAAATCTCACAGAACAACGTTCAATCACTTTGCGTTCAATATTTTCATTGAAATATTAAAAATATCAATTGAACTTTGTTCACAAAAAAGGCAGTCTCTTGCACAGATAAAGATAAACCTGTGTCTGAAAAAACACCCCGTCAGCTCACGTTAATGAAATAGTATTCCATGACAATTCCTAAAAAAATTCACTACTGCTGGTTCGGTGGGAACGAACTACCTGAACTCACCATTCAATGTATCGAGAGTTGGAAAAAATTCTGCCCTGATTATGAAATTATCCGCTGGGATGAAAGCAATGTTGACCTGAATTCATGTCAGTTTGTGAAAGAAGCTTATGCGGCAAAGCAATGGGCATTCGTTTCCGATTACATCAGGCTGAAAGTCGTGGAAGCCTGTGGGGGAATCTACCTCGACACAGATGTTGAGCTGCTTACCAGTCTGGAGCCTTTTTTAAACTTGCAGGCATTTATGGGATTCCAGTTTGATGACCGGCATCTCGTGGCTTCCGGACTGGGCTTTGGCGCGATAGCTCATCATCCGGCTTTAAAAGCGTTAATGTCGACCTATGAACACATTCCTTTTATTCAGGCTAACGGAAGTTATGATACGACGCCATGTCCGGACCGGGATACCCGTGTTCTGGAACAATTTGGTCTGAAACGGAATAATACAACGCAGAGACTGGAAGTTGAGCAGTACGCGATCACGATCTATTCATCAGACTATTTTTGCCCCAAATCTTATGAGGGTGATGAACATTTCACGGATAATACGGTTTCGGTTCATCATTACGATGCTTCCTGGCTACCAGAACAAGAGAGAGAAAAGCTGCGCCTGAAAGTACATTACAAACAAAAATTTGGCCCAAAACTGGGTAAATTTATGTTTAAGAAGCACAAGCAATTATTAAAAATAAAGCGGTTACTGTCGGGAAATCAGCGTAAATAACAGCCTCTTATCTGCTAATGAATTCCTGACTATTATTTGAAAGGGCGTAACATCGTGAATCACTCATCAGAAAACAATCATCTCATCAGTGTGATTATTCCTGTTTATCATGTGGAAGATTATCTTGCTGAATGCTTACTGTCAGTCATTACCCAATCTTTTAAGCATATTGAAATCATTTGTATTATCGATGGCTCAAAAGATAACAGTTTTAATATTGCCAGATATTATCAGATGTGTGATGACAGAATAAAAATTATCTGGCAGGAAAATCAGGGGTTATCCGGTGCGAGAAATACCGGACTGGAAGTCGCTCAGGGAGATTTTATTTTCTTTCTGGACTCAGATGACTTCCTTAAACAGGATGCTTTAGCATCTTTATATCAGTATATTGAACAATATGATGTCGTCAGTGGTGCAGTCCTGAATTATGTACAGGATACAGGGGTTACCCGGCCTTTTTGCCAGCACAGGCAAACCGGTGAAATTGACATTCAGGACAATTTTTATTCACTGGAAACTGTTGTATGGAATAAGTTATATCGCTCAGAAGTGGTTAAAAATCTCAGGTTTATCCCCAGACTGGTTCATGAAGATGAAGATTTTTACTGGAAAGTATTTTCACAACCTTTAAAAATTTATGCCGCTGAATGCCATATTATCTATTACAGGATAAGAAGTGACTCGATTATGTCCAGTTTAAATCCAGATCCAGACTATCAATATAACTATATTCAAATCATTGACTCTGCATATAGCCAGCTACAAGAAGCACCATCGTTAAAATATACGTTTTACAAAGCTGCATTACGGTTTTTGAAAATACTTATTTCCAGTGGTGCACCCTATCATGCATATGAAAACCACATTAAAATGAAGTATAAAATAAAAGACTCCCGGTTATGCAAATTTCGTTTTAAATATTTATAAGCCAAAGATATTACATACAAGCCCGGCTAATCAGAATCCGGGCGACTAATTATTGACGCAGTAAATGATAAAGCTTATAAATTTTCATTCTCAGCAGACAACTTAAATTTCTGCTGATTTTGTAATGCTTATAAATAAATTGTTCATACTTTTCTTTGGGAGAATTTTTTTCGTCCAGATCATTTAAAAATTTTATGCATAGCTTATAGAACAAATATCTTTTACGACGGTCTTTTTCGGCAGCAGAATAAGCAACTCTGGTGATATGAATATGATGTTCCTGGTGGGTTTCATCACCGCTGTAGCTCTTAGTCATAATCGAGTTTTCACGGATCCGATAATGATAGATATCTTCCGGAATGCAATAAACCCGGACAGGATGAGAATATAAACGCCAGTATAGCTCAAGATCTTCATATATCAGGCCACGGGTAAACCGTATCTCTGTGAAAACTTCTTTTCTGTACAACTTATTCCATACAACTGTTTCAAGAGCATAGAATTTGCGGTTGAAGTCAACCTCACCGATCGTTCTGTTTTTCTTGTAGGGATACCGTGCACCAGTCTCCTCTTCCACACAAGTAATACCACCACAAACAATATCATAATGATCAATGTGTTGATGAAGCAATGTGATAGCGTCTGGTTCAATTGAATCATCCGAATCAAGAAAGAAAATAAAATCTCCCTGAGCGACTTTCAGTCCGGTATTTCTCGCACCGGATAACCCCTGATTTTCCTGCCAGATAATTTTTATTCTGTCATCACACATCTGATAATATCTGGCAATATTAAAGCTGTTATCTTTTGAGCCATCAATGACACAGATAATCTCGATATAAGGATAACTTTGAACAATCACTGATTGCAAACACTCAGCAAGATATTTCTCAACATTATAAACAGGAATAATCACACTAATGAGATCGCTTCTCTCACCATTCAACCTCATCATGTTCACCTGTATATCATTTTTTTTCTGAGATTGAATATCTTTCTCCGACACTGCTTCATCAGCCGGATGATCTCGATATTCACTTTACTAAACAAACTCATTTTATCCTTTATTTTTCTCTGACCAATGGTCGATTTGACGTCACTGCGACGAAGCAATGGTGGTGAATAACTATAGATGATCTGACCGGTTCGCCATTCATTATCCATAAAGTCATCAACCGGCTCATAGAAGCCCTGTGCCTTTTTCAAATACAGAGACGCAACTTCCGGAGTAATTGCATAAGCAGATGTTCCACATGCGCCTTTCAGGTTGGAAATAAGATGATACTCGTCGTCAATCTTACAGATTTTAATATGCTTACGTTCGAAAATATTACCCAATTTTACAACACCATACCGGGAAACGAGAACCTCAATATTTTTCAGTTGGGCAGACAAATCACCTGACAGCTCAATATTATCCTCAAGTATCAGATAAGACTCATTATCTTCAACACATTTTTTCCACAGCGAAAGGTGACTCGCAAAACATCCAAGCTCAGACAAGGTAAGCTCATATCCTTTATTCTTTTTTACCTTTTTTTTACTATATAACGAATAAATAAAGTGATCAGGACTGTGCCTGATATTCTCAGCATCAAAAAATTTAAATTTGATACCTTTGAGTGCAGAAGACATGTAGGCCCTGCGTTCATGAGACTCTTTCAAACTGATTGCAATTATTTTCATAAAAACACGATTAAATGATTATTACCAATTAAAATACAAATGACACACAAAAAGAACATTGTTCGATATTTTTTAGTACATATACATTTAATTAATATTACTGTCAATTAAATTGTGTTTTTAACACAAATAAATATACGCTTATCCATTCATAAACATTAATTTAAAATATTGTTTTATTTTAAGTTACGTTTAATTAATATATACTCAGGAAACATCAAGATTCATCTCCGAAAGTCGAGACGCATTGACTCCTGCCTTGTGTTACTGATTTTCAGCGTAAAATGACTCTGTTTTTATATCAGTGCCTGAGCGATACAGAATCCGATTCAATCAAGCAAAAAATGTGGATAACAGACTCAATCTGTGACATACCAATCAACAAATTGATCCAATTATTTTCATGAATGTATCTTTGGTTTATAAATCAAGACACATATAGGAGTGATGTATCGGCTGTATTCCATCGTTATCCTTCAGGGGAGAAATCATGAGCATACATGGATATCAGCATTCTCAACCACTCGTGCTGCAATCACAGCTTTTGAACCGGCTGGTTTCTTTTTTCGGGCAAAATCCATTGTGTTTAAAACAAAAACGCTCAGTCATGTGCAGCAGCAACCAACAAAAGACAACTGAATGCAGCCTGCTCAGGGCACTCAGCAGCCCTTCAATTTCCGGTCAGCAGACATGACGACAAACATCCGGCTGCATCAGACAAAATTTTAAAATCGATCCAATACGTATCAAAAACTTAAAAATATAATTTCCAAGAGGAATATCAGCATGGAAAACATGATTTATAATCTGTCCCTGTATGGTGCGAACGAAAAAAAAGTGATGGGTGCACTCTGCTTTGATATTGCAGCAAAAGATGCGATTCCGGATGTCAGTAATCTTGCGGATATCTGGGCCCGCTCATCCGGCAATGATGAGATATCATTCGATGTTGTTCCCATAGAAGCCAGCTTTGTCTGTACCAATATTCTTGGCAACATCAAATGCCTGCTGAACGGCTGTATGTTTACTTCAGACGCCGGACCAACCCTGACAACAACGCTTGATGGGGGACAAGGGCAGCATGATATCACTATCCAGTTTAACTTTATGGACTCTCCTGCGGATAATATCGGCGGCATACTACGGGTCGATGACCATCAATCCTGGTGCTTTCTCGGCAGCCGGGAAAGGGAGTCCTGAACAGAAAATGACGTGGGCCAAAAGGCTCACGTCACTCTTGTTTGACCACTAAACCCTGTCGTGATTTATCTCAAGATGCACTTTGAGTTATATCCTGAATTTGCCCAGGTCTGCATTTAATGCCACCACATGAACGGAAATTTCATCATTTGCTTCTTCAACATCAGTTGCATCCTGACTGGTATGAATCGCAATATCACTGATATTCTGAATGGCTTCCTGAATCATTCCTGAGGTGGTATTTTGCTCTTCTGTTGCTGCGGCAATCTGTGTGTTGTAATCAAAAATCTTATTCACTGCCTCCACAGCTTCGTGAAAAATCCGGGTTGTTTCTTCACCAAGAGATAACGCTTCCTGCGTCACAGTTAAACCCTTATTCATTTTATCTGTCGCCTGTTCCGACCCGGCCTGTAAAGATTCAACCAGCTTTTGAATATCTCCTGTTGAACTTTGTGTTCTCTGCGCCAGGGAGCGGACTTCATCGGCAACGACCGCAAACCCGCGTCCATTCTCTCCGGCTCTGGCAGCTTCAATCGCCGCATTCAAAGCCAGCAGATTAGTCTGTTCTGCAATTTGCTGAATGGTATCGACGACCACAGTAATATTGTCGGTTTGCTGAGTCAGTGCATGAATGCTTTCTGAAGTCGCAGCGACATCTTCAGCAAGCTGGCGAACAATCTCCTGTGTTCTGTCCGCGGATTGCTGCCCCTGTGTCACTTTATCCTTCACAATACCTGCGACTTCAGAAGCTTCACTGGTATATTGCACAACTTCAGCTGTTGCGTGAGACATTTCAAGAATGGCAGAGGCGACCTGTTCTGTTTCTTCCCGCTGTTTTTCAATATTAACCAGCGTGTTTTTCACCACCTTTGATGCTGATTCAGAGCACTGATTTAAACTCGAAGATGAATGCGTCACATTTCCCAGAACTGACTGTAGCTTTTCCAGAAACAGATCCAGCTT carries:
- a CDS encoding glycosyltransferase family 25 protein; its protein translation is MKIIAISLKESHERRAYMSSALKGIKFKFFDAENIRHSPDHFIYSLYSKKKVKKNKGYELTLSELGCFASHLSLWKKCVEDNESYLILEDNIELSGDLSAQLKNIEVLVSRYGVVKLGNIFERKHIKICKIDDEYHLISNLKGACGTSAYAITPEVASLYLKKAQGFYEPVDDFMDNEWRTGQIIYSYSPPLLRRSDVKSTIGQRKIKDKMSLFSKVNIEIIRLMKQCRRKIFNLRKKMIYR
- a CDS encoding methyl-accepting chemotaxis protein, whose protein sequence is MLSSLKISHKLILIGFVQIMALAVLGLFSTLQMTKVGEELKEIADDHMPLTKTLTLITEHQLQQALTFEKFISHALLDVIQEKNGLSRDSQQLLQSVDKKIVALHTEISQARERLIKLEKDVHLPEAKAAYQHLLVEFAKVEKEFITLETETKRFLDKVQQNGIQASKKQIIHLEKLNEALDHHLINILDGLQDLTIRSVQQAKQDEEFALSGVITIFAISLIISVVILILIGVSIIRPLKVVSTRLKDLVNGDGDLTIRMQVNRKDELGALSGKLDLFLEKLQSVLGNVTHSSSSLNQCSESASKVVKNTLVNIEKQREETEQVASAILEMSHATAEVVQYTSEASEVAGIVKDKVTQGQQSADRTQEIVRQLAEDVAATSESIHALTQQTDNITVVVDTIQQIAEQTNLLALNAAIEAARAGENGRGFAVVADEVRSLAQRTQSSTGDIQKLVESLQAGSEQATDKMNKGLTVTQEALSLGEETTRIFHEAVEAVNKIFDYNTQIAAATEEQNTTSGMIQEAIQNISDIAIHTSQDATDVEEANDEISVHVVALNADLGKFRI